A window of Natrinema versiforme contains these coding sequences:
- a CDS encoding S8 family serine peptidase, with the protein MDPRIIVTLEEVSGDLKEEIAETEDVEPLWSADIFSMIVIEPESVPEEVACKVEAIDGVEHAVIERTGEQNEMRKIEDTDKVHIEPEFDKFAETERLLEELSEVSETIEDSHISGVSETKFDRQRMAVIDSGIDIRNAQITNVVSRINLTEDDTLDSIGHGTAMACILNMQRPYMELFDMKVFDGYEVRESNIIKALALSTDPSRDIFGVSLSLGLEPREGYCPLCDATNKTAHAGVVVSVSSGELAKPIPRDVPPMCPARAEKAIAVTADSDKYTNDWFADGDVVGKADWTAYE; encoded by the coding sequence ATGGACCCTCGGATTATCGTCACGCTGGAAGAGGTTTCTGGCGACTTAAAAGAGGAAATCGCAGAAACAGAGGACGTAGAACCACTCTGGTCAGCAGATATCTTCTCTATGATTGTTATTGAGCCAGAGTCGGTACCTGAAGAAGTCGCCTGCAAGGTCGAAGCGATTGATGGAGTCGAACATGCTGTTATAGAGCGGACTGGTGAGCAAAACGAAATGAGGAAAATCGAAGACACAGATAAGGTTCATATCGAACCTGAATTTGATAAATTTGCTGAGACAGAGAGGCTTCTAGAAGAATTGAGTGAGGTCTCCGAAACGATAGAGGATTCACATATCAGTGGCGTCTCAGAGACAAAATTCGACCGACAACGAATGGCGGTCATAGACAGTGGAATAGATATCCGAAATGCTCAAATCACAAATGTAGTTTCGAGAATAAATTTGACTGAAGATGACACCCTTGATTCTATCGGACATGGTACTGCAATGGCATGTATCCTGAACATGCAGCGCCCCTATATGGAATTATTCGATATGAAAGTATTCGATGGGTATGAAGTTCGTGAATCAAACATCATCAAGGCGCTCGCGTTATCAACAGACCCATCTAGAGATATATTCGGAGTATCACTAAGTCTTGGTCTCGAGCCGCGAGAAGGGTATTGCCCCCTTTGTGATGCAACTAACAAAACAGCGCATGCAGGAGTCGTAGTTTCAGTCTCTTCTGGAGAATTAGCAAAACCCATTCCGAGGGATGTCCCCCCGATGTGTCCTGCAAGAGCTGAGAAGGCTATAGCAGTAACAGCAGATAGTGATAAATATACAAATGATTGGTTTGCAGACGGTGATGTTGTTGGTAAAGCTGATTGGACCGCCTATGAATAA
- a CDS encoding DUF262 domain-containing protein codes for MSSTGFNLSADDHNVGEVLEGSKQIRVPDYQREYSWGKDQWSELWDDVYALTQDRNNHFLGSVVVIEGQGDDIKHLELVDGQQRITTICILLCAIRDRFEEDGEDYDDDVASLIDDILWITSQRTRKEYQKVRLNEYNNPYFRHILEGEADEIEESQVKDAYEYYREKIEEKKLGRLDDVWIELIESISMVQIECSSEVSAFRLFESLNDKGLDLGSVDLVKNRIFMEANQNEDINEDLVKELWEDILSVIRPELSQQYRFFCHYFMSIQEPEATDNVSKRKLYDYVNELLEGRLQEHNMTLEELLEDMHEKSKVYVNIKNGEVKRFRRHTNELNEKVESTQLKNKRIRTLLLRIITEYDDADDVLEALYILEVLNIRNKIAGRDSNTSRDRFWCRACTMLTKQDNQNEYLRRLAEQRSPSDTVLRERMANREFKNNDFTKYVLDRIEEEHYMRSSRGKGVNDRSKVDIEHIAPQSAFTADKYSEWKRYLNCTEEEFEEYKKRIGNLTLLEDRVNQSASDNPFEQKCRIYSHKTEFKMAEAVSDNYDEWSVEKIVERSKELADIVNEIWSMDNV; via the coding sequence ATGTCCAGTACGGGGTTTAACCTCTCAGCAGATGACCACAATGTTGGAGAGGTTCTAGAAGGGTCTAAGCAGATTCGAGTCCCTGATTATCAACGAGAGTATTCCTGGGGGAAGGACCAATGGAGTGAACTCTGGGATGACGTATACGCTCTCACGCAAGATAGAAACAATCACTTCTTAGGTTCTGTCGTCGTGATTGAAGGACAAGGAGACGATATAAAGCACCTTGAGCTAGTCGATGGTCAACAACGTATAACGACAATCTGTATTCTTCTTTGTGCCATCCGTGACCGATTTGAAGAGGACGGTGAGGATTATGACGATGATGTCGCTAGTTTGATTGATGATATTCTTTGGATAACTAGTCAAAGGACGAGGAAAGAATACCAGAAAGTTAGGCTGAATGAATATAATAATCCCTACTTTAGACACATTCTCGAAGGAGAAGCAGATGAGATTGAAGAATCTCAAGTGAAGGACGCATATGAATACTATCGAGAGAAAATAGAGGAGAAGAAGCTTGGACGTTTAGATGATGTTTGGATTGAACTCATCGAATCTATCTCTATGGTCCAAATTGAGTGTAGTAGTGAAGTCTCTGCATTCCGCTTGTTCGAAAGTCTGAATGACAAAGGTTTGGACCTGGGGTCTGTTGACCTTGTGAAGAATCGTATCTTTATGGAAGCGAACCAGAACGAGGATATCAATGAAGACCTTGTGAAAGAACTCTGGGAAGATATTCTCAGTGTGATTCGACCAGAACTCTCTCAACAATACCGATTCTTCTGTCACTATTTCATGTCTATTCAAGAGCCTGAAGCAACTGATAACGTATCTAAACGGAAACTCTATGATTACGTGAACGAGCTACTTGAGGGTCGTCTCCAAGAGCATAATATGACTCTCGAGGAGCTACTTGAGGATATGCATGAAAAATCTAAAGTCTATGTGAATATCAAGAACGGAGAAGTCAAACGCTTCAGAAGACATACTAATGAGCTGAATGAAAAGGTAGAATCCACTCAACTCAAGAACAAACGGATTCGCACGCTGCTGCTACGTATTATTACAGAATACGATGATGCAGATGATGTGCTTGAAGCGCTCTATATCTTAGAAGTACTTAATATCCGTAACAAGATTGCTGGCCGTGACTCTAACACTAGTCGAGATAGATTTTGGTGTCGTGCCTGTACGATGCTAACTAAACAGGACAATCAAAACGAATACCTAAGACGGTTAGCAGAGCAGCGGTCACCCAGTGATACTGTTCTGAGAGAGCGAATGGCTAACCGTGAATTCAAGAACAACGATTTCACTAAATACGTTCTTGACCGTATTGAGGAAGAGCATTATATGCGTTCTAGTCGGGGGAAAGGTGTGAACGATAGGTCTAAGGTAGATATCGAACACATCGCGCCTCAGAGTGCATTTACAGCAGATAAATACAGCGAGTGGAAGCGCTATCTGAACTGTACAGAAGAAGAGTTCGAGGAATACAAGAAGCGGATTGGGAACCTGACTCTCCTCGAAGACCGTGTGAATCAGAGTGCATCTGATAATCCCTTTGAGCAGAAGTGCCGTATCTATTCGCATAAAACAGAATTCAAAATGGCAGAAGCTGTTTCGGATAATTATGATGAGTGGAGTGTTGAGAAAATTGTAGAACGGAGTAAAGAACTCGCTGATATTGTGAACGAAATTTGGAGTATGGATAACGTCTAA
- a CDS encoding tyrosine-type recombinase/integrase, producing MVDEPSEEDEDYEPFEEDENYNSLLEEHYYRNLHNIEQQLGEEFNEKIRRAIERGANKSKEGDWSDATKKNTSGDLKTVLIHAKKELAVSVESIEDINDWDAEQWNNVIEDTTIDREVSQGTRRNYAFAVRRFVANHRDTDVSREDIDTPSQQQTEVDADKVLSHEEVLELIDAANNSRDRAMLACMYEGGLRRGATVQLDIAHVEEGAKEDGYAILHIPYRDGVKDAGGQQKAITWAYGHLSNWMQDHPRRYQEDAPLFCGLRGAEGERLEPRSVYSVFQRLRKKVDIDNDRVYPHALRHSRATEMRGSTNYDKKDIEQVMGWSDSTPMHSRYTHADQEDRAKRVLQKTGVEVEDEEEDEITDCVRCGYPVAIGQSYCAKCGLKQTDEPPEWWQYYKQITKEDEPLRAQLQETPNAIPPLISLDAADLNRVQIASYFAIMKTAAALDDGEEWETDYMGDLNDYIKTLNSYEDIGTIKESLLNRTTDLTPQKYEDNPHEWEQISHEVPDIEGIREAADD from the coding sequence ATGGTAGACGAACCCTCTGAAGAGGACGAGGATTACGAGCCCTTCGAGGAAGATGAGAATTACAACTCGCTGTTGGAAGAACACTACTATCGTAACCTCCACAATATCGAACAGCAGCTCGGCGAGGAATTCAACGAGAAAATCCGCCGAGCTATCGAGCGTGGTGCTAATAAGAGTAAAGAGGGTGACTGGAGTGACGCGACAAAGAAGAACACTTCGGGCGACCTTAAGACAGTCCTCATACACGCGAAGAAAGAACTCGCGGTCAGCGTTGAATCTATTGAAGACATCAACGATTGGGATGCAGAGCAGTGGAACAACGTCATTGAGGATACTACCATTGACCGAGAAGTAAGTCAGGGGACGCGACGGAACTACGCATTCGCTGTCAGACGGTTTGTGGCGAACCACCGAGATACAGACGTTAGTCGAGAGGATATCGATACACCCTCCCAACAACAGACCGAGGTGGATGCTGATAAGGTTCTGAGTCACGAGGAAGTCTTGGAGCTAATTGACGCGGCAAACAACAGTCGTGACCGCGCAATGCTCGCCTGTATGTACGAGGGAGGGCTTCGGAGAGGGGCGACTGTTCAACTGGATATCGCTCACGTAGAAGAAGGTGCCAAAGAGGATGGATATGCCATTCTTCACATACCGTACCGAGACGGCGTTAAAGATGCAGGAGGTCAACAAAAGGCCATCACTTGGGCATATGGTCACCTATCTAATTGGATGCAAGACCATCCAAGACGATATCAAGAGGACGCTCCGCTATTCTGTGGATTACGGGGTGCAGAGGGAGAACGGCTCGAACCACGGTCTGTTTATTCTGTGTTCCAACGACTCCGCAAGAAGGTCGATATAGATAACGACAGAGTGTATCCACATGCTCTCAGGCACTCCAGAGCAACTGAGATGCGAGGGTCAACGAATTACGACAAGAAGGACATTGAGCAGGTGATGGGGTGGTCAGATTCTACTCCGATGCACAGTAGATACACCCACGCAGACCAAGAGGACCGTGCCAAACGAGTGCTGCAGAAGACGGGGGTAGAGGTTGAAGACGAGGAAGAAGACGAGATAACAGATTGTGTCCGTTGCGGATATCCTGTTGCTATCGGTCAATCCTATTGCGCCAAATGTGGGCTCAAACAGACTGACGAGCCACCTGAGTGGTGGCAGTATTATAAACAGATTACAAAGGAAGATGAGCCGCTGCGGGCGCAGCTACAAGAAACGCCGAATGCTATCCCACCACTCATCTCTCTTGACGCAGCTGACTTGAACCGAGTTCAGATTGCATCATACTTTGCAATCATGAAGACGGCGGCTGCACTGGATGATGGAGAAGAGTGGGAAACCGACTATATGGGCGACCTCAATGACTACATAAAGACGCTCAACAGCTATGAGGATATTGGGACTATCAAGGAATCACTCCTAAATCGCACGACTGACTTGACTCCTCAGAAGTATGAAGATAACCCTCATGAATGGGAGCAAATTTCCCATGAGGTCCCCGATATAGAGGGAATTCGAGAAGCAGCGGACGACTAA
- the gltB gene encoding glutamate synthase large subunit produces MTQPQIAPSTERSQGLADPADARSNCGVGVVMDLDGEGGHDVVADGLELLRNLEHRGTTGAEKNTGDGAGIMLQTSDSFFESVLDASLPETYAVGSLFLPQDTAAREELVSLVEETFATYDLDVLEWRDVPTNNDDLGQTAVDSEPDVWQVVVTPDDDVSGDDFDRRLYVARRALENAVEDADIEHKERFYVVSLDSKTVVYKGLLKGVQVPSYYPDLTDERLESTFVMVHERFSTNTLGAWHLAHPYRNIIHNGEFNTIQGNINWMRARETDIESDVLDDLEAVKPIIDDPEQSDTASVDNALELLMQDGRDLEHALRMLIPEAWRGDDAMDPDRKDWYDFHASLVEPWDGPALVAATDGERVGAVLDRNGLRPCRYDVTTDNRLIMASEAGALETEPENIEERGRLQPGQLFLADPEEGRVIPDEEVFDDLTDDRYGEWVAQEQVRLDDIRTTDDRSPQQPVDGLRDYQASFGYTHDELENLIEPMTQKGKDPVGSMGDDTPLSVLTEFNRPLFSYFKQLFAQVTNPPLDYIREELVTSMESRLGFQRNLLDESPEHARQLVLDSPILTDAELESVRDCSANGITATTIDITYEPESDDLGTDLEAALERVRADAVEAIESGTDVLVLSDRRVDEDRVAIPSLLATGGVHHHLVRNGLRNHVGLVVESADPRTVHHFATLVGYGAGAVNPYLAYQTIEDITAGPDGADTEVAIDAYVGAVEDGLLKIMAKMGISTVESYQGAQIFEAVGLDSGLVAEYFEGTENRTEGIGLAEIEEDLRERHATAFGRADGEESDLDRHGEFEHRSDGIHHQWNPDTVGALQQAVRSNDYERYGEFAEKINDQQQNLQTLRGLLEFDSDRDPVPVEDVEPIKDIVERFSTAAMSLGSLSPEAHENNSIAMNRLGGKSNSGEGGEPPERFNTERECNVKQVASGRFGVTSTYLSNADELQIKMAQGSKPGEGGHLPGSKVNEMIAHVRKSTPGVGLISPPPLHDIYSIEDLKQLIFDLKAANEAADINVKLVSEAGIGTVAAGVAKANADVVHISGHSGGTGASPRTSIKNAGLPWELGLAEANQMLCATGLRDRIRVSTDGGLKTGRDVAVAALLGAEEYIFGTGSLVTSGCVMARQCHKNTCPVGVATQREDLRKRFPGEPEHVINYMTFIAQELREIMAELGFETVDEMIGQVDVLEQRDDVDHPKARNVDLSEVLADPGSDVRRKIREQDHELEDQLDRDLIEAAADAIEDQEPVSLEAEVTNVDRTVGAMLSNRITSRYGEPGLPEDTITLDVDGTAGQSFGAFLASGISMHLDGSANDYVGKGLSGGKLTIRTPETAAYDPTENVSIGNVALYGATDGQLYVNGVAGERFAVRNSGAKAVVEGVGDHGCEYMTGGVVAVLGETGTNFAAGMSGGVAYVYDPDDEFEAKANTGMVSLHDELKEKDERMLRRLVENHVAYTGSERGQLLLANWERALEAFVKVMPEAYYEAITEQGSDDVRNELPGAPEATAEAESARFAASDD; encoded by the coding sequence ATGACACAGCCACAGATAGCGCCATCCACCGAGCGTTCACAGGGGCTCGCTGACCCTGCGGACGCACGGTCGAACTGCGGCGTCGGCGTCGTCATGGACCTCGATGGGGAGGGGGGCCACGATGTCGTCGCCGACGGACTCGAACTCCTTCGCAACCTCGAGCACCGCGGGACGACCGGTGCGGAGAAAAACACCGGCGACGGGGCCGGCATCATGCTCCAGACGTCCGATTCGTTCTTCGAGAGCGTTCTCGACGCCTCCCTTCCTGAGACCTATGCCGTCGGCTCGCTCTTTCTGCCGCAGGATACCGCGGCTCGCGAGGAACTCGTCTCGCTCGTCGAGGAGACGTTCGCTACCTACGATCTCGACGTCCTCGAGTGGCGGGACGTGCCGACGAACAACGACGATCTCGGCCAGACGGCCGTCGACTCGGAACCCGATGTCTGGCAGGTCGTCGTCACGCCCGACGACGACGTCTCCGGGGACGACTTCGACCGTCGCCTCTACGTCGCCCGACGCGCTCTCGAGAACGCGGTCGAAGACGCGGATATCGAGCACAAAGAGCGCTTCTACGTCGTCTCGCTGGACTCGAAGACCGTCGTCTACAAGGGACTGCTGAAGGGCGTTCAGGTCCCGTCTTACTACCCCGACCTCACCGACGAGCGACTCGAGTCGACGTTCGTGATGGTCCACGAGCGGTTCTCGACCAACACGCTCGGCGCGTGGCACCTCGCCCATCCCTACCGGAACATCATCCACAACGGCGAGTTCAACACCATTCAGGGCAACATCAACTGGATGCGGGCCCGCGAGACCGACATCGAGAGCGACGTGCTCGACGACCTCGAGGCGGTCAAACCGATCATCGACGACCCCGAGCAGTCCGACACGGCGAGCGTCGACAACGCCTTGGAACTGCTGATGCAGGACGGCCGGGACTTAGAGCACGCGTTGCGGATGCTCATCCCCGAAGCGTGGCGCGGCGACGACGCGATGGACCCCGATCGCAAAGACTGGTACGACTTCCACGCCTCGCTCGTCGAGCCGTGGGACGGCCCCGCGCTCGTCGCGGCGACCGACGGCGAACGCGTCGGCGCGGTACTCGACCGCAACGGCCTTCGCCCCTGCCGGTACGACGTGACGACCGACAACCGACTCATCATGGCCAGCGAGGCCGGCGCGCTCGAGACCGAGCCCGAAAACATCGAGGAGCGCGGCCGCCTCCAGCCCGGCCAGCTGTTCCTCGCCGATCCCGAGGAAGGCCGCGTGATCCCGGACGAGGAAGTATTCGATGACCTCACCGACGACCGCTACGGCGAGTGGGTCGCCCAAGAGCAGGTCCGCCTCGACGACATCCGGACCACGGACGACCGATCGCCTCAGCAGCCTGTCGACGGCCTCCGCGACTACCAGGCCTCGTTCGGCTACACCCACGACGAACTCGAGAACCTGATCGAGCCGATGACCCAGAAGGGGAAAGACCCCGTCGGCTCGATGGGTGACGACACGCCGCTGTCGGTGCTCACCGAGTTCAACCGGCCGCTGTTCTCCTACTTCAAGCAGCTGTTCGCACAGGTGACCAACCCACCGCTTGACTACATCCGCGAGGAACTGGTCACCTCGATGGAGTCCCGGCTGGGCTTCCAGCGCAACCTGCTCGACGAGTCGCCCGAACACGCCCGCCAACTCGTGCTCGACTCGCCGATCCTGACCGACGCCGAACTCGAGTCGGTCCGCGACTGCTCGGCCAACGGCATTACGGCGACGACGATCGACATCACCTACGAGCCCGAGAGCGACGACCTCGGTACCGACCTCGAGGCCGCACTCGAGCGCGTGCGAGCGGACGCCGTCGAGGCCATCGAGAGCGGGACCGACGTTCTCGTCCTCTCCGACCGACGCGTCGACGAGGATCGGGTCGCGATCCCGAGCCTGCTGGCGACCGGTGGGGTCCACCACCACCTCGTCCGCAACGGACTGCGAAATCACGTCGGGCTCGTCGTCGAGTCCGCCGATCCGCGGACCGTCCATCACTTCGCGACGCTGGTCGGCTACGGTGCCGGCGCGGTCAACCCCTACCTCGCTTACCAGACCATCGAGGACATCACCGCCGGCCCCGACGGCGCCGACACCGAGGTCGCCATCGACGCCTACGTCGGCGCGGTCGAGGACGGCCTGCTGAAGATCATGGCCAAGATGGGTATCTCGACGGTCGAGAGCTATCAAGGCGCCCAGATCTTCGAGGCCGTCGGGCTCGACAGCGGACTCGTCGCAGAGTACTTCGAGGGCACGGAGAACCGCACCGAAGGGATCGGCCTCGCCGAGATCGAGGAAGACCTCCGCGAGCGCCACGCGACCGCCTTCGGCCGCGCCGACGGCGAGGAGTCGGACCTCGACCGCCACGGCGAGTTCGAACACCGCTCGGACGGGATCCACCACCAGTGGAACCCGGATACCGTCGGCGCGCTTCAGCAGGCCGTCCGCTCGAACGATTACGAGCGCTACGGGGAGTTCGCCGAGAAAATCAACGACCAGCAACAGAACCTCCAGACCCTGCGCGGGCTGCTCGAGTTCGACTCGGACCGCGACCCGGTTCCGGTCGAGGACGTCGAGCCGATCAAGGACATCGTCGAGCGGTTCTCGACCGCGGCGATGAGCCTCGGGAGCCTCTCGCCGGAGGCCCACGAGAACAACTCGATCGCGATGAACCGGCTGGGCGGCAAGAGCAATTCGGGAGAGGGTGGCGAGCCGCCGGAGCGGTTCAACACCGAACGCGAGTGTAACGTCAAGCAAGTGGCCTCGGGTCGCTTCGGCGTCACCTCGACGTACCTCTCGAACGCCGACGAGCTACAGATCAAGATGGCCCAAGGAAGCAAGCCCGGCGAGGGCGGCCACCTCCCCGGCTCGAAGGTCAACGAGATGATCGCCCACGTGCGCAAGTCCACGCCGGGCGTCGGGCTGATCTCGCCGCCGCCGCTGCACGACATCTACTCGATCGAGGACCTCAAACAGCTGATCTTCGATCTGAAAGCGGCCAACGAAGCGGCGGACATCAACGTCAAACTCGTCAGCGAGGCCGGAATCGGCACGGTCGCCGCCGGCGTCGCGAAGGCCAACGCCGACGTGGTCCACATCTCGGGCCACTCCGGCGGGACGGGTGCCTCGCCGCGCACCTCGATCAAGAACGCCGGCCTCCCGTGGGAACTCGGCCTCGCCGAGGCGAACCAGATGCTCTGTGCGACCGGCCTCCGCGACCGCATCCGCGTCTCCACCGACGGCGGGCTCAAGACCGGTCGCGACGTTGCCGTCGCCGCCCTGCTGGGAGCCGAGGAGTACATCTTCGGCACCGGGTCGCTGGTCACCAGCGGCTGCGTGATGGCCCGGCAGTGTCACAAGAACACCTGCCCGGTCGGCGTCGCCACCCAGCGCGAGGACCTGCGCAAGCGGTTCCCCGGCGAGCCCGAACACGTCATCAACTACATGACCTTCATCGCGCAGGAACTGCGCGAGATCATGGCCGAACTCGGCTTCGAGACCGTCGACGAGATGATCGGGCAGGTCGACGTCCTCGAGCAACGCGACGACGTCGACCACCCGAAGGCGCGCAACGTCGACCTCTCGGAGGTCCTCGCGGACCCCGGCAGCGACGTTCGCCGGAAGATCCGCGAGCAGGACCACGAACTCGAGGACCAACTCGACCGGGACCTCATCGAGGCCGCGGCCGACGCGATCGAGGACCAAGAGCCGGTCAGCCTCGAGGCCGAGGTCACGAACGTCGACCGCACCGTCGGCGCGATGCTCTCGAACCGCATCACCAGCCGCTACGGCGAGCCCGGGCTCCCCGAGGACACGATCACCCTCGACGTGGACGGGACCGCCGGTCAGAGCTTCGGCGCGTTCCTCGCAAGCGGCATCTCGATGCACTTAGACGGCAGTGCCAACGACTACGTCGGTAAGGGGCTCTCGGGCGGCAAACTGACGATCCGAACACCCGAAACCGCCGCCTACGACCCGACCGAGAACGTCTCGATCGGCAACGTCGCGCTCTACGGCGCGACCGACGGCCAACTGTACGTCAACGGCGTCGCCGGCGAGCGCTTCGCGGTGCGCAACTCCGGTGCCAAAGCCGTCGTCGAGGGCGTCGGCGACCACGGCTGCGAGTACATGACCGGTGGCGTCGTCGCCGTCCTCGGCGAGACCGGGACGAACTTCGCGGCCGGTATGTCCGGCGGCGTCGCCTACGTCTACGACCCGGACGACGAGTTCGAGGCGAAGGCGAACACCGGCATGGTCTCGCTCCACGACGAACTCAAGGAGAAAGACGAGCGGATGCTGCGCCGCCTCGTCGAGAACCACGTCGCCTATACCGGCTCCGAGCGCGGGCAACTGCTGCTCGCAAACTGGGAGCGCGCCCTCGAGGCCTTCGTGAAGGTCATGCCCGAGGCCTACTACGAAGCGATCACCGAGCAGGGAAGCGACGATGTCCGCAACGAACTGCCCGGCGCGCCCGAGGCGACCGCCGAGGCCGAATCGGCCAGGTTCGCGGCGAGCGACGACTAA
- a CDS encoding DUF123 domain-containing protein: MSGTYVLVIDVARSTSIDVGALGDREFPAGAYAYVGSAFGPGGFSRVDRHRELAAGERETRHWHIDYLLGHPAASLETAITFPDADREYELAASLPGDPVPAFGTSDCDCGAHLLAAPNAAAIREAAVDAGGVLE, from the coding sequence ATGAGCGGGACGTACGTCCTCGTCATCGACGTGGCCCGATCGACATCGATCGATGTCGGCGCGCTGGGCGACCGCGAGTTCCCCGCCGGCGCGTACGCCTACGTCGGCAGCGCGTTCGGTCCCGGCGGCTTCAGTCGCGTCGACCGCCACCGCGAACTTGCTGCCGGCGAGCGCGAGACGCGCCACTGGCACATCGATTACCTGCTCGGTCACCCGGCCGCGAGCCTCGAGACGGCGATCACGTTTCCGGACGCCGACCGGGAGTACGAACTGGCGGCGTCGCTTCCCGGCGACCCGGTTCCCGCGTTCGGTACCTCGGACTGCGACTGCGGGGCGCACCTGCTCGCAGCACCGAATGCGGCGGCGATTCGGGAGGCTGCAGTCGACGCGGGCGGCGTCCTCGAGTAG
- a CDS encoding PQQ-binding-like beta-propeller repeat protein: MESRRSPYRRRTLLAAIGSVTSAGIAGCLEESDPESTNSSPTDGDQQRRTVGDDTVDQIFVDTRNSMYQQGATVTTSEPSLAWKRDLDVDYYSRIGRGPLLSEDSLFISNNRDILAAISRTDGSVRWRFSETAVDPYTAHRASVARTNGVVATLVLNKRTRDSEVIGIDPETGQKQWAVPIPLDESDDEHATAFKVDGDRAYVGTTTRTDDGVSKLYVVDVANRRVEWHAPLAAGNLYPEDMAIDDGTVFLTTDEAPDDVANVVAFDLESRKRRWDATLPIGEGIPVVDTDHVYLPVKAADGPDSITALSRTDGTVAWRFEQRDAPRTGVTVDDEHVYVVDDNRLYALEPTDGTPTWSFQPDGGPRLAGSSDTLPVVTENLLVTGSWPGDEARIRAIDKASGELVWSYDVPHGTVTSPFVADETLWAIGNDHSDEGPITLYALADQATE; encoded by the coding sequence ATGGAGTCACGCAGATCTCCCTACCGACGGCGAACGTTACTTGCTGCCATCGGATCAGTCACATCCGCCGGTATCGCCGGCTGTCTCGAGGAATCCGATCCGGAGTCGACGAATTCCTCACCCACGGACGGCGACCAGCAACGCCGGACGGTCGGTGACGATACCGTCGACCAGATTTTCGTCGACACTCGGAACAGTATGTACCAACAGGGGGCGACGGTCACGACGAGCGAACCGTCCCTCGCCTGGAAACGGGATCTCGATGTTGACTACTACAGCCGGATCGGTCGCGGACCCCTTCTCTCCGAAGACTCGCTCTTCATCAGTAACAACCGAGACATTCTCGCGGCGATCTCGCGGACCGACGGCTCGGTTCGCTGGCGCTTCAGCGAGACGGCCGTGGACCCGTATACCGCTCATCGCGCCTCGGTAGCGCGTACTAACGGCGTCGTCGCCACTCTCGTGTTGAACAAGCGGACGCGCGACTCGGAAGTGATCGGAATCGATCCCGAAACGGGTCAGAAACAGTGGGCTGTCCCGATTCCCCTCGACGAGAGCGACGACGAACACGCAACGGCGTTCAAAGTCGACGGTGACCGAGCGTACGTCGGAACGACGACGCGGACCGACGACGGCGTTTCGAAACTGTACGTCGTCGACGTAGCGAACCGACGCGTCGAGTGGCACGCGCCGCTCGCGGCCGGGAATTTGTATCCCGAGGACATGGCGATCGATGACGGGACGGTGTTCCTCACGACGGACGAGGCACCGGACGACGTGGCGAACGTCGTCGCGTTCGATTTGGAGTCACGGAAACGACGCTGGGACGCGACACTCCCGATCGGTGAAGGAATTCCCGTCGTCGATACCGACCACGTCTACCTCCCGGTGAAGGCTGCGGACGGCCCGGACAGTATCACGGCGCTGTCACGGACTGACGGAACTGTGGCGTGGCGGTTTGAACAGCGGGACGCACCGCGAACGGGCGTGACCGTCGATGACGAGCACGTCTATGTCGTCGACGACAATCGACTGTACGCGCTTGAGCCGACGGACGGGACCCCGACGTGGTCGTTTCAACCTGACGGCGGGCCCAGACTGGCGGGGAGCAGTGACACGCTCCCCGTCGTCACCGAAAACCTTCTCGTCACCGGCTCGTGGCCCGGCGACGAGGCACGAATCCGTGCGATCGACAAAGCGAGCGGGGAACTGGTGTGGAGTTACGATGTCCCCCACGGAACGGTCACGTCGCCGTTCGTCGCTGACGAGACGCTGTGGGCCATCGGCAACGACCATTCGGACGAGGGGCCGATCACGCTGTACGCACTGGCCGATCAGGCGACGGAGTGA